One genomic segment of Gemmatimonas aurantiaca includes these proteins:
- a CDS encoding SprT-like domain-containing protein, with amino-acid sequence MAHDTAAQLGFDLFGMAPSATAPAETSSAMSLPMSPSAPVDAETAEPRPARGRTALRARTAVLFSRLQDLGLRGVDALVLMRTRTVMVSLIGRTLRVHEGYADAPERVLHAVVAFAIARTKTERQAARDVILAYDVERAPVARRRESARPGDLPMLAQLAEAHRQLNARWFEGTLQAIPVRLSGRMATRLGHFDPGSKHTPPEIVLSRTHITRHGWREAMHTLLHEMVHQWQHETARPVDHGAEFRRKAREVGITPAARRDVTPLEKKRRAG; translated from the coding sequence ATGGCTCACGACACCGCCGCACAACTCGGCTTCGATCTCTTCGGGATGGCTCCTTCGGCGACTGCGCCAGCGGAGACATCATCGGCGATGTCTCTGCCGATGTCTCCGTCGGCGCCAGTGGACGCGGAAACCGCTGAGCCGCGACCGGCGCGTGGCCGGACCGCCCTGCGCGCCCGCACAGCGGTGCTGTTTTCCCGCTTGCAGGATCTGGGACTGCGCGGCGTGGATGCGCTGGTGCTCATGCGCACACGCACCGTCATGGTGTCGCTGATCGGTCGCACCCTGCGGGTGCACGAAGGCTACGCCGATGCGCCGGAACGTGTGTTGCATGCGGTGGTGGCTTTCGCCATCGCCCGCACGAAGACGGAGCGTCAGGCCGCCCGCGACGTGATCCTCGCGTACGACGTGGAACGGGCGCCGGTGGCCCGTCGGCGCGAATCGGCACGCCCCGGTGATCTGCCCATGCTGGCCCAACTCGCCGAAGCGCATCGCCAACTCAATGCGCGGTGGTTCGAAGGCACGCTGCAGGCCATCCCGGTGCGTCTCTCCGGACGCATGGCCACACGACTGGGGCATTTCGATCCGGGGTCGAAACACACGCCGCCCGAGATCGTGCTCTCACGCACGCACATCACGCGACACGGATGGCGCGAGGCCATGCACACGCTGCTGCACGAGATGGTGCATCAATGGCAGCATGAGACGGCACGCCCGGTGGATCACGGGGCGGAGTTCCGTCGCAAGGCCCGCGAGGTGGGAATCACACCGGCGGCGCGGCGGGATGTGACGCCGCTGGAGAAGAAGCGGCGGGCGGGCTGA
- a CDS encoding acyl-CoA dehydrogenase family protein, with protein sequence MATDLLLARTVPALPSVDLKAHAGDLFNIDAALTEEERAIRDTIRAFVDEKLIPVIGECYVEGRFPDELIPELAELGVLGANLPEEYGCAGLSSVAYGLIMQELERGDSGIRSFASVQGALVMYPIFAFGSEAQKHHYLPKLAKAELIGCFGLTEPDYGSNPSGMITRARQQADGSWILNGAKMWITNGSKAQIAIVWAKTGDSTDDSSIRGFIVHTDTPGFQARDQKGKLSLRASDTSELVLQDVHVPADAILPNSNGLKSPLMCLTQARYGISWGVLGAAMACLEEAVSYAKSRVMFDRPIGGFQIQQVRLADMLTEIVKGQLVSLHLGRLKDAGNFTPQQVSLAKRNNVDIATNVARETRRLLGANGILAEYSAMRHMANLESVYTYEGTHDVHSLILGQALTGLNAFK encoded by the coding sequence ATGGCCACCGATCTGCTCCTGGCGCGAACCGTTCCGGCGCTGCCCTCCGTCGACCTGAAGGCCCACGCGGGCGATCTGTTCAACATCGACGCCGCCCTCACCGAAGAAGAACGCGCCATCCGGGATACCATCCGCGCGTTCGTCGACGAGAAACTCATCCCGGTCATCGGCGAGTGCTACGTGGAAGGGCGCTTCCCCGATGAACTGATCCCCGAACTCGCCGAACTGGGCGTGCTTGGCGCGAATCTCCCCGAGGAATACGGGTGCGCCGGCCTCTCCAGCGTGGCGTATGGACTGATCATGCAGGAGCTCGAGCGCGGAGACTCGGGCATCCGGTCGTTCGCATCCGTGCAGGGTGCGCTCGTCATGTATCCCATCTTCGCGTTCGGTTCGGAAGCCCAGAAGCATCACTATCTGCCGAAGCTGGCCAAGGCCGAACTGATCGGCTGCTTCGGACTCACCGAACCGGATTACGGATCGAATCCCTCGGGGATGATCACCCGGGCGCGCCAGCAGGCCGATGGCAGCTGGATTCTCAATGGCGCCAAGATGTGGATCACCAACGGCTCCAAGGCACAGATCGCGATCGTGTGGGCGAAGACGGGCGACAGTACCGACGACAGTTCGATCCGCGGCTTCATCGTGCACACCGACACGCCGGGGTTCCAGGCGCGCGACCAGAAGGGCAAGCTCTCGTTGCGGGCCAGTGACACCTCGGAACTCGTGCTCCAGGACGTGCACGTGCCCGCCGATGCCATCCTGCCCAATTCCAACGGACTCAAGAGTCCGCTCATGTGTCTCACGCAGGCCCGGTACGGCATCTCGTGGGGCGTGCTGGGTGCGGCGATGGCGTGCCTGGAGGAAGCGGTGTCGTATGCCAAGAGCCGCGTGATGTTCGACCGTCCCATCGGTGGCTTCCAGATCCAGCAGGTGCGACTGGCCGACATGCTCACCGAAATCGTGAAGGGCCAGCTGGTCTCGTTGCATCTCGGTCGCCTCAAGGATGCCGGCAACTTCACGCCGCAGCAGGTGTCGCTGGCCAAGCGCAACAACGTGGACATCGCCACGAACGTCGCGCGTGAGACGCGCCGGCTGCTCGGGGCCAACGGCATCCTCGCCGAGTATTCCGCGATGCGGCACATGGCGAACCTGGAAAGTGTGTACACGTACGAAGGCACGCACGATGTGCACTCGCTGATTCTGGGACAGGCACTCACGGGACTGAACGCATTCAAGTGA
- a CDS encoding RagB/SusD family nutrient uptake outer membrane protein → MRNMTMKIVAAVLAVSVTAACSGFDRLLSVQTPSRLAEDSYLVPANAALISASAVADYECALGGYAVASGMASGELFDAIQTAARWNYDRRNVLAVDALYATSGCEAIGVYTPINTARYTNDQAVTKLEEWTDAQVPNRQRLIALNSAIAGFSLILLGEGFCSGSINVGPALTSAQLFDSAEVRFTKAIAAATTAGDANILNLAYAGRARARIDKGNKAGAAEDAARVPTAFVYNATADATVGRRNNRMFQQNNQSFSVTVATAYRTLNDPRVSVTNQNRLAADQVNQIWTQNKFPSLTASFPITSGIETQLILAEARGGAEGLAILNALRARSGVALSALPASSDFTQALIDERSRELFLQGNHWFDVRRFNTTLVPATGTAYGKGGVYGDQRCWPLPDAETLANPNTRS, encoded by the coding sequence ATGCGTAACATGACGATGAAGATCGTGGCGGCGGTCCTGGCCGTATCAGTCACCGCAGCCTGCAGTGGCTTCGACCGTCTGCTCAGCGTGCAGACACCGAGCCGTCTGGCCGAGGATTCGTATCTCGTGCCCGCCAACGCGGCACTCATTTCGGCGAGCGCGGTGGCCGACTACGAGTGCGCTCTCGGTGGGTACGCCGTGGCCAGCGGCATGGCGTCCGGTGAGCTGTTCGACGCCATTCAGACCGCGGCCCGCTGGAACTACGATCGCCGCAATGTCCTCGCGGTGGACGCCCTCTATGCCACCTCGGGCTGTGAGGCCATCGGGGTGTACACGCCCATCAACACGGCGCGCTACACCAACGATCAGGCCGTGACCAAACTCGAGGAGTGGACCGACGCCCAGGTACCCAATCGCCAGCGCCTGATCGCGCTGAACTCGGCCATCGCCGGATTCAGCCTGATCCTGCTGGGTGAGGGCTTCTGCAGCGGTTCGATCAACGTGGGCCCCGCGCTCACCTCTGCGCAGCTCTTCGATTCCGCCGAAGTGCGCTTCACCAAGGCCATCGCCGCGGCCACGACGGCGGGGGACGCCAACATCCTCAATCTCGCCTACGCCGGTCGGGCCCGGGCGCGGATCGACAAGGGCAACAAGGCGGGAGCGGCCGAGGACGCCGCGCGGGTACCCACGGCCTTCGTGTACAACGCCACCGCCGACGCCACCGTGGGACGACGGAACAACCGCATGTTCCAGCAGAACAATCAGTCGTTCTCGGTGACCGTGGCCACGGCGTATCGCACGCTGAACGATCCGCGGGTATCCGTCACCAACCAGAATCGGCTTGCCGCGGATCAGGTCAATCAGATCTGGACGCAGAACAAGTTCCCGAGTCTCACGGCCAGCTTCCCCATCACGTCGGGGATCGAAACGCAGCTCATCCTGGCCGAAGCCCGCGGCGGGGCGGAAGGATTGGCGATCCTCAACGCGCTCCGGGCCCGTTCGGGTGTGGCGCTGTCGGCGCTCCCCGCGAGCTCCGATTTCACGCAGGCCCTGATCGACGAACGCAGCCGCGAACTGTTCCTGCAGGGCAACCACTGGTTCGACGTGCGGCGCTTCAACACCACGCTCGTGCCCGCTACCGGCACGGCCTATGGAAAGGGTGGTGTGTACGGCGATCAGCGCTGCTGGCCGCTGCCCGATGCGGAAACCCTGGCCAATCCGAACACGCGGAGCTGA
- a CDS encoding isocitrate/isopropylmalate family dehydrogenase, which produces MSIPVTLIPGDGIGPSIAEATVRILAAAGADIEWDRQVAGMAGVARWNDPIPDATLDSIKRTRLALKGPLETPVGEGFRSINVALRKTFDLYANVRPAYTIVPGRFENIDIVLVRENTEGLYIGVEHYVRIGDDPKAAAESVAIITREGSERIVRYAFEYALAHGRQKVTLVHKANILKFSQGLFLDVGRMVAAEYAGRVVFEERIIDAMAMHLVMRPEQFDVIVTTNLFGDILSDEISGLVGGLGLAPGANIGKNAAIFEAVHGTAPDIAGKNIANPGALLLAACMMLEHIGDKERAQRIRGAFERTIREGKSLTRDLGGTAGTDQFTDAVIAALG; this is translated from the coding sequence ATGTCCATTCCCGTAACGCTCATCCCCGGCGACGGCATCGGTCCGTCGATTGCCGAAGCCACCGTTCGCATCCTGGCCGCCGCGGGCGCCGACATCGAATGGGATCGCCAGGTGGCCGGCATGGCCGGTGTGGCCCGCTGGAACGATCCGATTCCCGACGCCACGCTCGACTCCATCAAGCGCACGCGTCTGGCGCTCAAGGGACCGCTCGAAACGCCGGTGGGCGAAGGCTTCCGGTCCATCAATGTGGCGTTGCGCAAGACGTTCGACCTGTACGCCAACGTCCGTCCGGCGTACACCATCGTGCCGGGCCGTTTCGAGAACATCGACATCGTGCTCGTACGGGAGAACACCGAAGGGCTGTACATCGGCGTCGAACACTACGTGCGCATCGGTGACGATCCGAAGGCCGCGGCGGAGTCGGTGGCCATCATCACCCGCGAGGGCTCGGAGCGTATCGTCCGGTATGCCTTCGAATACGCGCTGGCCCACGGACGGCAGAAAGTGACGCTCGTGCACAAGGCCAACATCCTCAAATTCTCGCAGGGGCTGTTCCTCGATGTCGGACGCATGGTGGCCGCGGAGTACGCCGGTCGCGTGGTGTTCGAGGAGCGCATCATCGATGCGATGGCCATGCACCTCGTCATGCGTCCAGAGCAGTTCGACGTGATCGTGACCACCAACCTGTTCGGCGACATCCTGTCCGACGAGATCTCGGGGCTCGTGGGGGGGCTCGGACTGGCGCCCGGCGCCAACATCGGCAAGAACGCCGCGATCTTCGAAGCCGTGCACGGCACCGCCCCCGATATCGCGGGCAAGAACATCGCCAATCCCGGAGCCCTGCTGCTCGCCGCGTGCATGATGCTCGAACACATCGGCGACAAGGAGCGTGCGCAGCGCATCCGCGGTGCGTTCGAACGCACCATCCGCGAGGGCAAGTCGCTGACGCGTGATCTTGGCGGGACGGCAGGCACGGACCAGTTCACCGACGCCGTCATCGCCGCCCTTGGCTGA
- a CDS encoding metallophosphoesterase, translated as MEGQDTEHRPIRVLHLSDIHCGHPFVQAHITAAFDVAHRGPWNAIVVSGDFSQRAREREFRRARELLDAFRDIAPVLTVPGNHDTAWWHAPFGVGDASRLHVGYRHWIDDQLEPSLHLPGLSIVGLNSAQGLLPPTLTWYPRDWRVKGGLTDSQLTDATRRMAESPRGDLRLLVVHHNVVRGRLSKRWGMARPQSTLDRIAAMNLDVVCTGHDHEERVEVVERRTGRFLLSAANTLSRRMRGRRPSALNVIEATPSTVTVSAWTFRDGAFTPGPMTASIPRRSPD; from the coding sequence GTGGAAGGGCAGGACACGGAGCATCGGCCAATCCGTGTCCTGCATCTGTCGGACATCCACTGTGGGCACCCGTTCGTGCAGGCCCACATCACGGCGGCCTTCGACGTGGCGCACCGGGGGCCGTGGAACGCCATCGTCGTCTCCGGCGATTTCTCACAACGGGCCCGTGAGCGCGAATTCCGGCGCGCGCGGGAGTTGCTGGATGCGTTCCGCGACATTGCGCCGGTGCTGACGGTGCCCGGCAATCATGACACGGCATGGTGGCACGCGCCGTTCGGTGTGGGCGATGCGAGCCGTCTTCACGTGGGCTACCGCCACTGGATCGACGACCAACTCGAACCCAGTCTGCATCTCCCCGGGCTGTCCATCGTCGGACTCAACTCGGCGCAGGGCCTGCTGCCCCCCACGCTCACCTGGTATCCCCGCGACTGGCGGGTGAAGGGCGGACTCACCGACAGCCAGCTGACCGACGCCACGCGTCGCATGGCGGAAAGCCCCCGCGGCGATCTGCGATTGCTGGTGGTGCACCACAATGTCGTGCGTGGACGGCTTTCGAAGCGCTGGGGCATGGCGCGGCCACAGTCCACGCTCGACCGGATCGCCGCCATGAACCTCGACGTGGTGTGCACGGGGCACGATCACGAAGAACGGGTCGAGGTGGTGGAGCGCCGCACCGGTCGCTTTCTGCTGAGTGCCGCCAACACCCTCTCGCGACGGATGCGGGGGCGCCGTCCGAGCGCCCTCAATGTGATCGAGGCGACGCCATCGACCGTGACCGTTTCGGCGTGGACGTTCCGGGACGGGGCATTCACCCCCGGTCCGATGACCGCCTCCATCCCCCGCCGATCCCCGGACTGA
- a CDS encoding VOC family protein, producing MSVSSPILGLHHVTLVAANAQRTVDFYSRVLGLRLVKTTVNFDDPGSYHLYFSDETGGAGTVVTFFEWPRAPRGRTGIGGTHHVALRVADRDALLRWKRRLTDLGVRVHGPWNRHYFTSIYFRDPDGVILEIATDGPGMLFNEQSGEILQRTPPAELMRGGRDEEAIAAMTWPEPVPTIDAAMALTRGMHHLTAMTANVELTDHFLRDILGMSIVKKTENFDDPGTRHWSWGTPDARPGSLVTYLERPATERRSHMGTGQGHHYALAVANETVQLEMRDRLLDAGVQVSPVLDRVYFRSIYTRDPDGHIVELATMGPGFLVDEPLAGTGSTLRLPPWLEEQRARIEPALTLIDRAPWPYDGSDAERGMRHYPGRLDRVTTSKDAG from the coding sequence ATGTCGGTTTCCAGTCCCATTCTCGGATTGCATCACGTCACCCTCGTTGCCGCCAACGCGCAGCGCACGGTCGACTTCTATTCCCGCGTACTCGGCCTGCGGTTGGTGAAGACCACGGTCAATTTCGACGACCCGGGCAGCTACCACCTGTATTTCTCCGATGAAACCGGCGGTGCCGGCACCGTGGTGACGTTCTTCGAGTGGCCACGGGCACCGCGTGGGCGTACCGGCATCGGCGGTACGCACCATGTTGCGCTGCGTGTGGCCGACCGGGACGCGCTGCTGCGCTGGAAGCGCCGTCTGACGGACCTGGGGGTGCGTGTGCACGGTCCGTGGAATCGCCACTACTTCACGAGCATCTATTTCCGCGATCCCGATGGTGTCATCCTCGAAATCGCCACCGACGGACCGGGCATGCTCTTCAACGAGCAGTCGGGAGAGATCCTGCAGCGCACACCGCCCGCGGAACTCATGCGCGGTGGTCGTGACGAAGAGGCGATCGCGGCGATGACCTGGCCCGAGCCCGTGCCCACGATCGACGCGGCGATGGCACTCACCCGCGGCATGCATCACCTCACGGCCATGACGGCAAATGTCGAACTGACCGACCACTTCCTGCGCGACATCCTCGGCATGTCGATCGTGAAGAAGACGGAGAATTTCGACGATCCCGGCACACGGCACTGGAGCTGGGGCACCCCCGACGCACGTCCCGGATCACTGGTGACGTATCTCGAGCGCCCGGCCACGGAACGGCGGTCGCACATGGGGACGGGACAGGGGCATCACTATGCGCTGGCCGTGGCGAACGAGACGGTGCAACTCGAGATGCGCGATCGGTTGCTCGACGCCGGTGTGCAGGTGTCGCCGGTGCTCGATCGCGTGTATTTCAGGAGCATCTACACCCGCGATCCCGATGGTCACATCGTGGAGCTGGCCACGATGGGCCCGGGGTTCCTCGTGGACGAACCGCTGGCGGGCACGGGATCGACACTGCGTCTGCCGCCGTGGCTCGAGGAGCAGCGTGCACGCATCGAGCCCGCGCTCACCCTCATCGATCGGGCACCGTGGCCGTATGATGGCAGCGACGCCGAGCGTGGCATGAGGCACTATCCGGGTCGTCTGGATCGTGTGACCACGTCGAAGGATGCCGGCTGA
- a CDS encoding electron transfer flavoprotein subunit beta/FixA family protein has protein sequence MKIAVCIKRVPVMETKFAIAADGTRVDDAGLKYDVNDFDLWAIEAGLQLKEKNNNVGEVVAISLGPDAAQEQIRKALAMGADRGILLQAGSTPADGLAVARALAAELKDGGYDLILFGRIAIDSMNQMTGPMVAELLDLPCVTNVFRLDITGTTGRAERALEGASEVVEFPLPALLTIDDGLNKERLPSLKGIMAAKKKPLEVKPAQLGEARVAVQKMVLPPERAAGRILGDSAAAVPELVKLLQTEAKVL, from the coding sequence GTGAAGATCGCCGTGTGCATCAAGCGCGTACCCGTGATGGAAACCAAGTTTGCCATTGCGGCCGACGGGACCCGCGTGGACGACGCGGGGCTCAAATACGACGTCAACGACTTCGACCTGTGGGCGATCGAAGCGGGCCTGCAGCTCAAGGAAAAGAACAACAACGTGGGTGAGGTCGTCGCGATCTCCCTCGGTCCTGACGCGGCGCAGGAGCAGATCCGCAAGGCTCTGGCCATGGGCGCCGATCGTGGCATCCTGCTGCAGGCTGGCAGCACGCCGGCCGATGGCCTGGCCGTGGCGCGGGCCCTCGCGGCGGAACTCAAGGACGGGGGATACGACCTCATCCTGTTCGGTCGCATCGCCATCGATTCCATGAATCAGATGACGGGACCGATGGTGGCCGAGCTGCTCGATCTGCCCTGTGTGACCAACGTCTTCCGTCTCGACATCACCGGCACGACCGGTCGGGCCGAGCGGGCGCTCGAGGGAGCCAGCGAGGTGGTGGAGTTTCCGCTCCCCGCGCTGCTCACCATCGACGATGGACTCAACAAGGAACGCCTGCCGTCCCTCAAGGGGATCATGGCAGCCAAGAAGAAGCCGCTCGAAGTGAAGCCCGCCCAGTTGGGTGAGGCGCGCGTGGCGGTGCAGAAGATGGTGCTTCCGCCGGAGCGTGCGGCCGGCCGTATCCTGGGCGACAGCGCGGCCGCCGTGCCGGAGCTGGTCAAGCTCCTCCAGACTGAAGCCAAGGTGCTCTGA
- a CDS encoding SusC/RagA family TonB-linked outer membrane protein: MEHSVVALERRRSLPLRRSPLRALAGLIATAVLAFAPGGGVLHAQSSGTIAGTIVNERSGAPISDAQIAVEGRNTGATSDAAGRFRIVGLTGSGEVQLSVRRIGFQSRTMNATIGADNVRIGLTERAMELSSVVVTGTAGIAEKRAIGNAVTTVNAADVVATQPVNSFQELLNGRASGVSIVASSGQVGTGSRIRVRGASSLSLSSDPLIYVDGVRVDNTQASGPANQAFGSASISRWNDFSPDDIESIEVIKGPAAATLYGTEASNGVIQIITKKGASGRSVWNLVARGGTSWVPNWLTRFEDNYGTVPRAGSATALDTVTISTKQLNDSLNANFGHDIFQVGQLRDVQLSLSGGTQAIRYYTAGGYEENSGAERVNRLRRTNLRVNLQANPSPAFDLQASLGFTTGRTYLPYEAGGGGATWATYYASPSFLYGGVGVDARAPNNPQLGFRSGPPDIYYQAYDIFQDADRFTSSFQIANRPTSWLNHRLIVGLDRLAENNEERTPRNDIIGAKYASFAGSGPPTSGGISASMRDVTVTSYDYVANASFSLTSSLKSVTSGGGQIYMRQSRLRGISGSTFPAAGLTSIASASIRNVGTDELFQNNTVGAFVQQQVVWNDRLFLTGAIRTDDNSAFGTNFDAVTYPKLSASWVISDEPGLHVPAMFNQLRLRSAYGASGLQPGAFDAIRTYTAAGGFLTPSSAGNPNLGPERSTELELGLDAGMWDDRVSLELTYFKGSTKDAILSRQAPPSDGFPGFQLFNAGQVDRSGLEWIVRAQPIRGERLAFDLTLSGSNNSYNIASLGTGTDFVSLSSNVGHRVGYAPGAWWDRRIVSADYNAATKRATNLLCDDGKGGTVACASAPRVFLGNSVPTSEGSLTAGLTLFGNLRINGFFDWRGGYKKLDGNYRVRCGAFVLCRELYYPDEVQDKALLAAVQAGTAYTHHLIHDAGFMRFRELSATYTLPTRFASLARASRASITLAGRNLALWTDFPGIEPEASFNGGSRGGAFGMWEQNVLPQLRQFVATVNLNF, encoded by the coding sequence ATGGAGCATTCAGTTGTTGCCTTGGAGAGGCGCCGAAGCCTCCCGCTCCGCCGCTCACCACTGCGCGCACTCGCGGGGCTGATTGCCACCGCGGTGTTGGCGTTCGCACCGGGAGGTGGCGTGTTGCACGCGCAGAGTTCCGGCACGATTGCCGGAACCATCGTGAATGAACGCAGTGGTGCGCCGATCAGCGATGCACAGATCGCGGTTGAAGGGCGCAACACCGGCGCGACATCCGATGCCGCCGGCCGTTTTCGTATCGTCGGACTGACGGGCAGTGGTGAGGTGCAGCTCAGCGTGCGTCGTATCGGATTCCAGTCGCGCACGATGAATGCAACGATCGGTGCCGACAACGTGCGCATCGGTCTCACCGAACGTGCGATGGAGCTCTCGTCGGTGGTGGTGACGGGTACGGCCGGTATCGCGGAGAAACGCGCCATCGGCAATGCGGTGACGACGGTGAATGCGGCCGATGTGGTGGCCACCCAGCCGGTGAATTCCTTTCAGGAACTGCTCAACGGTCGCGCCTCGGGGGTGAGCATTGTCGCCAGCTCCGGTCAGGTGGGCACGGGATCGCGCATCCGCGTGCGGGGGGCGTCGTCGCTGTCCCTGTCGAGCGACCCGCTCATCTACGTGGACGGCGTGCGTGTGGACAATACGCAGGCCTCCGGTCCGGCCAATCAGGCATTCGGATCGGCGTCGATCTCGCGCTGGAACGACTTCAGTCCCGACGACATCGAAAGCATCGAAGTCATCAAGGGACCGGCAGCGGCCACGCTGTACGGCACCGAGGCATCCAACGGCGTGATCCAGATCATCACCAAGAAGGGAGCGAGCGGTCGTTCGGTGTGGAATCTCGTCGCGCGCGGTGGCACGAGCTGGGTGCCGAACTGGCTCACGCGCTTCGAAGACAACTATGGCACGGTGCCGCGCGCCGGCAGTGCGACCGCACTCGACACGGTCACCATCTCCACGAAGCAGCTCAACGATTCGCTCAATGCGAATTTCGGGCACGATATCTTCCAGGTCGGACAGCTGCGGGACGTGCAGCTCTCGCTGTCGGGTGGCACGCAGGCCATTCGCTACTACACGGCCGGCGGCTATGAAGAGAATTCCGGCGCGGAACGTGTGAATCGGTTGCGGCGCACGAACCTGCGCGTGAACCTGCAGGCCAATCCCTCGCCGGCATTCGATCTGCAGGCGAGCCTCGGGTTCACCACGGGCCGCACCTACCTGCCGTATGAAGCCGGCGGTGGCGGCGCGACGTGGGCCACGTACTATGCGTCGCCGAGCTTCCTGTACGGCGGTGTCGGCGTGGATGCCCGCGCACCGAACAATCCACAGCTCGGTTTCCGCTCGGGGCCACCCGACATCTACTATCAGGCCTACGACATCTTCCAGGATGCGGATCGGTTCACCAGCAGCTTCCAGATCGCGAATCGTCCGACGTCATGGTTGAATCACCGACTCATCGTCGGTCTCGACCGTCTGGCCGAGAACAACGAAGAGCGGACGCCACGCAACGACATCATCGGCGCCAAGTACGCCTCGTTCGCCGGCAGTGGGCCGCCCACGTCCGGTGGCATCTCGGCCTCCATGCGCGATGTGACCGTGACGTCGTACGACTACGTTGCGAACGCCAGCTTCTCGCTGACGTCTTCGCTCAAGTCCGTGACATCGGGCGGCGGACAGATCTACATGCGTCAGTCGCGGCTGCGCGGCATCAGCGGCTCCACGTTTCCGGCGGCGGGTCTCACGTCGATCGCCTCGGCTTCCATCCGCAACGTGGGCACCGATGAGTTGTTCCAGAACAACACCGTGGGCGCGTTCGTCCAGCAACAGGTGGTGTGGAACGATCGGCTCTTCCTCACCGGCGCCATCCGGACCGACGACAATTCGGCGTTCGGCACGAACTTCGATGCGGTGACGTATCCCAAGCTGAGCGCCTCGTGGGTGATCAGCGATGAACCCGGCCTGCATGTGCCGGCGATGTTCAACCAGTTGCGACTGCGCTCGGCCTATGGCGCCAGCGGTCTGCAGCCCGGTGCGTTCGACGCCATTCGCACGTATACGGCCGCCGGCGGCTTTCTGACACCGTCGTCGGCGGGCAATCCGAACCTCGGGCCCGAACGCAGTACCGAACTCGAACTCGGTCTCGACGCCGGCATGTGGGACGATCGGGTCTCTCTCGAGCTGACGTATTTCAAGGGCAGCACGAAGGATGCGATTCTGTCGCGACAGGCGCCGCCCTCCGACGGCTTCCCCGGCTTCCAGCTCTTCAATGCCGGACAGGTCGATCGCAGCGGTCTGGAATGGATCGTTCGCGCACAGCCCATCCGTGGTGAACGTCTGGCGTTCGATCTCACCCTCAGTGGCTCGAACAACAGCTACAACATCGCGTCACTCGGTACCGGGACGGACTTCGTGTCGTTGTCCAGCAACGTGGGACACCGCGTGGGGTATGCACCGGGCGCCTGGTGGGATCGCCGTATCGTGAGTGCCGACTACAACGCGGCGACCAAGCGGGCCACGAATCTCCTCTGCGACGACGGCAAGGGCGGCACGGTGGCGTGTGCATCGGCACCCCGGGTGTTCCTTGGCAATTCGGTACCCACGTCGGAAGGTTCACTGACAGCGGGACTCACGCTGTTCGGCAACCTGCGCATCAACGGTTTCTTCGACTGGCGCGGTGGGTACAAGAAGCTCGATGGTAACTATCGGGTACGCTGCGGCGCGTTCGTGCTGTGCCGCGAGTTGTACTACCCGGACGAAGTGCAGGACAAGGCCCTGCTGGCGGCCGTGCAGGCCGGTACTGCCTACACGCATCATCTCATCCACGATGCGGGCTTCATGCGTTTCCGCGAACTGTCCGCCACGTACACGTTGCCAACACGCTTCGCCAGCCTCGCGCGCGCCAGCCGCGCCTCGATCACGCTGGCGGGCCGCAATCTCGCGCTGTGGACCGATTTCCCGGGTATCGAGCCCGAAGCCTCGTTCAACGGCGGCTCACGTGGAGGCGCGTTCGGCATGTGGGAACAGAACGTCCTGCCGCAGCTCCGTCAGTTCGTGGCCACCGTCAACCTCAACTTCTGA